One genomic segment of Streptomyces liangshanensis includes these proteins:
- a CDS encoding helix-turn-helix domain-containing protein → MTPATYPPPAPDSAPDGRTSLVDVSVPGRAPDAFDLLRRGWDDQVGTTIPIPPSRPVGGGDYRIRIRHSEVADAVVEDIYSEAIVGGTGGRFNHLNGRVVLHVVHGGTWDFTRAGGRGGTVVAPAGRFVARYNDPPWEFGIGPRTTSQVLILPAAELRPHLGDGHVDGPTDAPALRLLLAYLDTLDSVLDSLSPGGVRAARGALLELAKGVLTEGVDGDEPRFAHALVRAARQLADERLADPGLAPRVLAAELNISVRTLHRVFAGDGESVMAYVRRRRLERALGDLASSPSRLSVSEAAARWSFSDGSHLIRACRRAYGLPPAAYAQELRTGQAPRAGDGDRP, encoded by the coding sequence ATGACACCGGCCACGTACCCGCCACCGGCACCGGACTCCGCGCCGGACGGCCGCACCTCTCTCGTGGACGTCTCGGTGCCCGGCCGCGCGCCCGACGCGTTCGACCTGCTGCGGCGCGGCTGGGACGACCAGGTGGGTACGACGATCCCGATACCGCCCTCCCGCCCGGTCGGCGGCGGCGACTACCGGATACGGATCCGCCACTCCGAGGTCGCCGACGCGGTGGTCGAGGACATCTACAGCGAGGCCATCGTCGGCGGCACCGGCGGCCGGTTCAACCACCTCAACGGACGCGTGGTGCTGCACGTCGTCCACGGCGGCACCTGGGACTTCACCCGCGCGGGGGGAAGGGGCGGCACGGTGGTGGCCCCGGCCGGCCGCTTCGTGGCGCGCTACAACGACCCTCCGTGGGAGTTCGGGATCGGCCCGCGCACCACGTCCCAGGTGCTGATCCTGCCCGCCGCCGAACTGCGGCCCCACCTCGGCGACGGCCACGTCGACGGCCCCACCGACGCGCCCGCGCTCCGGCTGCTCCTCGCCTACCTGGACACCCTGGACTCCGTCCTCGACTCCCTCTCCCCCGGTGGCGTGCGCGCGGCGCGCGGCGCGTTGCTGGAGCTGGCCAAGGGGGTGCTCACCGAGGGCGTCGACGGCGACGAGCCGCGCTTCGCCCACGCGCTGGTCCGCGCCGCGCGGCAACTGGCCGACGAGCGCCTGGCCGACCCGGGCCTCGCCCCGCGGGTCCTGGCGGCGGAGCTGAACATCTCCGTACGCACCCTGCACCGCGTCTTCGCCGGCGACGGCGAGTCGGTGATGGCTTACGTACGGCGGCGGCGCCTGGAGCGGGCCCTCGGCGACCTGGCGTCGTCGCCCTCCCGGTTGAGCGTCAGCGAGGCGGCGGCCCGCTGGTCGTTCTCCGACGGCAGCCACCTGATCCGCGCGTGCCGACGCGCGTACGGGCTGCCGCCGGCGGCGTACGCCCAGGAACTGCGCACCGGACAGGCGCCGCGAGCCGGGGACGGGGACAGGCCCTAG
- a CDS encoding MFS transporter, giving the protein MPDAEPEAPEPGGSHPAHRAGPSGHGPIHRPRAGHAPPAQNKWWTLTAVCLGTFMLLLDITIVNVALPDIQRSLHASFSDLQWVVDAYSLTLAALLLTAGSLADLYGRKKLYVIGLTIFSLASLLCGLANGSLMLQLSRGLQGIGGSIMFSVSLALLADAFRGKDRGVAFGIWGTITGLAVAIGPLLGGLLTTGLSWEWIFYVNLPIGVIAVVITVLKVADSRNPAARHPDWPGFVLFTAALSSLVYALIQSSHESFSDPAVIACLAASVVLMTAFVVVELRVSEAMFDLSLFRKPTFTGGLVAAFGLSASLLSMLLYLVLYLQDILGFSALGAGVRLLLISVGILVMSTVSGRLSSRMPVKYLIGPGLLLIGGGLLWMRGLDASSGWTHLIPGMLMSGAGLGLVNPPLASTAVGVVQPANAGMASGINSTFRQIGIATGIALLGTLFSSKIKSYVTDHIAGIPGAGEIGSRLSTAVQSGTVSQTVDTLPPAVRGPVENLAAAAFTSGLNELLLVGGIIALASGVVAFFTIRTKDFAQQPS; this is encoded by the coding sequence ATGCCTGATGCCGAACCCGAGGCGCCCGAACCGGGCGGATCCCACCCCGCCCACCGGGCCGGCCCCTCCGGCCACGGCCCGATCCACCGGCCGCGGGCCGGGCACGCCCCGCCCGCGCAGAACAAGTGGTGGACGCTGACCGCCGTCTGCCTCGGCACGTTCATGCTGCTGCTCGACATCACCATCGTGAACGTGGCGCTGCCCGACATCCAGCGCTCGCTGCACGCCAGCTTCTCCGACCTCCAGTGGGTCGTCGACGCCTACTCGCTGACGCTCGCCGCCCTGCTCCTGACCGCGGGCAGCCTCGCCGACCTGTACGGGCGCAAGAAGCTGTACGTGATCGGCCTGACGATCTTCAGCCTCGCGTCGCTGCTGTGCGGCCTCGCGAACGGCTCGCTGATGCTGCAACTGTCCCGGGGGCTCCAGGGCATCGGCGGCTCCATCATGTTCTCGGTCTCGCTCGCCCTCCTCGCGGACGCGTTCCGCGGCAAGGACCGCGGGGTCGCCTTCGGGATCTGGGGCACCATCACCGGCCTGGCGGTCGCCATCGGACCGCTGCTCGGCGGGCTCCTGACCACCGGCCTGTCCTGGGAGTGGATCTTCTACGTCAACCTGCCGATCGGGGTGATCGCCGTCGTGATCACCGTGCTCAAGGTCGCCGACTCCCGGAACCCGGCGGCCCGCCACCCCGACTGGCCGGGCTTCGTCCTGTTCACCGCGGCCCTGTCGAGCCTGGTGTACGCGCTGATCCAGTCCAGCCACGAGTCGTTCTCCGACCCGGCGGTCATCGCGTGCCTCGCGGCGTCGGTCGTGCTCATGACCGCGTTCGTGGTGGTCGAGCTGCGTGTCTCCGAGGCGATGTTCGACCTGTCGCTCTTCCGGAAGCCGACCTTCACCGGCGGTCTGGTCGCGGCCTTCGGCCTCAGCGCCTCGCTGCTGTCGATGCTGCTCTACCTCGTGCTCTACCTCCAGGACATCCTCGGGTTCAGCGCCCTGGGCGCGGGCGTGCGGCTGCTGCTGATCTCCGTCGGCATCCTGGTGATGTCCACGGTGTCGGGCCGGCTCTCCTCCCGGATGCCGGTGAAGTACCTGATCGGGCCCGGGCTGCTGCTGATCGGCGGCGGGCTGCTGTGGATGCGCGGGCTCGACGCGTCGAGCGGGTGGACGCACCTGATCCCCGGCATGCTCATGTCCGGCGCGGGCCTCGGCCTGGTCAACCCGCCGCTGGCGTCGACCGCCGTCGGCGTGGTGCAGCCCGCGAACGCGGGCATGGCCTCGGGCATCAACTCGACGTTCCGCCAGATCGGCATCGCCACCGGCATCGCGCTGCTCGGCACCCTGTTCTCCAGCAAGATCAAGTCGTACGTGACCGACCACATTGCCGGCATTCCCGGCGCCGGCGAGATCGGCTCCCGGCTCTCGACCGCCGTCCAGTCCGGCACGGTCAGCCAGACGGTCGACACCCTGCCGCCCGCCGTCCGGGGCCCGGTCGAGAACCTCGCCGCCGCGGCCTTCACGTCGGGCCTCAACGAGCTCCTGCTCGTCGGCGGGATCATCGCCCTCGCCTCCGGTGTGGTCGCGTTCTTCACGATCCGTACGAAGGACTTCGCCCAGCAGCCGTCCTGA
- a CDS encoding ROK family glucokinase, which yields MSTYRDFAHRGSARGTVLRTVGTRERRSVLTAPRVPTVGIDIGGTKVMAGVVDPDGNILEKIRTETPDKSKSPRVVEDTIVELVLDLSDRHDVHAVGIGAAGWVDADRSRVLFAPHLAWRDEPLRDSIAGRLAVPVMVDNDANTAAWAEWRFGAGRGEDHLVMITLGTGIGGAILEDGRVKRGKYGVAGEFGHMQVVPGGHRCPCGNRGCWEQYSSGNALVREARELAVADSPVAYNIIDRVKGNVHEITGPLITELAREGDAMCIELFQDIGQWLGVGIANLAAALDPSCFVIGGGVSAADDLLIGPARDAFRRHLTGRGYRPEAHIVKAELGPEAGMVGAADLARLVARRFRRATRRRVERYERYERYAQAIRTSRTAPTEEPPS from the coding sequence ATGAGCACGTACCGCGACTTCGCGCACCGCGGGTCCGCCCGCGGCACGGTCCTCAGGACCGTCGGCACCAGGGAACGCCGCTCCGTCCTCACGGCGCCCCGCGTGCCGACCGTCGGCATCGACATCGGCGGTACGAAGGTGATGGCCGGGGTCGTCGACCCGGACGGCAACATCCTGGAGAAGATCCGGACCGAGACCCCGGACAAGTCCAAGAGCCCCCGCGTCGTCGAGGACACCATCGTGGAGCTGGTCCTCGACCTCTCCGACCGCCACGACGTGCACGCCGTCGGCATCGGCGCGGCCGGCTGGGTCGACGCCGACCGCTCCCGCGTCCTCTTCGCCCCGCACCTCGCCTGGCGCGACGAGCCCCTGCGCGACTCGATCGCCGGACGCCTCGCCGTCCCCGTGATGGTCGACAACGACGCCAACACCGCCGCCTGGGCCGAGTGGCGCTTCGGCGCCGGACGCGGCGAGGACCACCTCGTCATGATCACGCTCGGCACCGGCATCGGCGGCGCGATCCTGGAGGACGGCCGCGTCAAGCGCGGCAAGTACGGCGTCGCCGGCGAGTTCGGCCACATGCAGGTCGTGCCCGGCGGCCACCGCTGCCCCTGCGGCAACCGCGGCTGCTGGGAGCAGTACAGCTCCGGCAACGCGCTCGTCCGCGAGGCCAGGGAACTGGCCGTCGCCGACTCCCCGGTCGCGTACAACATCATCGACCGGGTCAAGGGCAACGTCCACGAGATCACCGGCCCGCTCATCACCGAACTCGCCCGCGAGGGCGACGCCATGTGCATCGAGCTGTTCCAGGACATCGGCCAGTGGCTCGGCGTCGGCATCGCCAACCTCGCCGCCGCCCTCGACCCGTCCTGCTTCGTCATCGGCGGCGGCGTCAGCGCCGCCGACGACCTGCTCATCGGCCCCGCCAGGGACGCCTTCCGCCGCCACCTCACCGGCCGCGGCTACCGCCCCGAGGCACACATCGTCAAGGCCGAGCTGGGCCCGGAGGCCGGCATGGTCGGCGCCGCCGACCTCGCCAGACTCGTGGCGCGCCGCTTCCGCAGGGCCACCCGCCGCCGCGTCGAGCGCTACGAACGCTACGAGCGGTACGCCCAGGCCATCCGTACCAGCCGTACGGCCCCGACCGAGGAACCGCCCTCATGA
- a CDS encoding ATP-binding cassette domain-containing protein, whose protein sequence is MTALVELDDVSKYYGNVRALEGVSLEVHAGSISCVLGDNGAGKSTLIKIISGLHRHDSGDFLIDGERTTLSSPREALDRGIATVYQDLAVVPLMPVWRNFFLGSEPTRGRGPFKRLDVDLMRATTRAELLRMGIDLRDVDQPIGTLSGGERQCVAIARAVHFGAKVLVLDEPTAALGVKQSGVVLKYVAAARDAGLGVVLITHNPHHAFLVGDRFTLLKRGVMAGSHTKDSITLDELTRQMAGGSELEELTHELSRPAAPGPAAD, encoded by the coding sequence ATGACGGCCCTGGTCGAACTGGACGACGTCAGCAAGTACTACGGCAACGTCCGCGCGCTCGAAGGGGTCTCGCTGGAGGTCCACGCCGGCTCCATCAGCTGCGTCCTCGGCGACAACGGCGCGGGCAAGTCCACCCTGATCAAGATCATCTCGGGGCTGCACCGGCACGACTCGGGCGACTTCCTCATCGACGGGGAGAGGACCACGCTGTCGTCCCCGCGCGAGGCCCTGGACCGGGGCATCGCCACGGTCTACCAGGACCTCGCCGTCGTCCCGCTGATGCCGGTGTGGCGCAACTTCTTCCTCGGCTCCGAGCCGACCCGCGGGCGCGGCCCGTTCAAGCGGCTCGACGTGGACCTCATGCGCGCCACCACCCGCGCCGAGCTGCTGCGCATGGGCATCGACCTGCGCGACGTCGACCAGCCCATCGGCACGCTGTCGGGCGGCGAGCGCCAGTGCGTGGCCATCGCCCGGGCCGTCCACTTCGGCGCGAAGGTCCTCGTCCTGGACGAGCCGACCGCCGCGCTCGGGGTCAAGCAGTCCGGCGTGGTGCTGAAGTACGTGGCCGCCGCGCGCGACGCCGGCCTCGGCGTGGTCCTCATCACCCACAACCCGCACCACGCCTTCCTGGTCGGCGACCGCTTCACGCTGCTCAAGCGCGGGGTCATGGCGGGCAGCCACACCAAGGACTCGATCACCCTGGACGAGCTGACGCGCCAGATGGCCGGGGGCTCCGAGCTGGAGGAACTCACCCACGAGCTGTCCCGCCCGGCCGCCCCGGGACCGGCCGCGGACTGA
- a CDS encoding ABC transporter permease: MTTSAPPVNDRPGGPGGPGPADERLLGTSPWRKLLGRPELGAVVGALAVFLFFAVVADSFLRMTSFGTVLYAASTIGIMAVPVALLMIGGEFDLSAGVMVTSSALVTSMFSYQMTANVWVGVFVSLLVTLALGAFNGFMLTRTKLPSFIITLGTFLMLTGLNLGLTKLISSTVSTKAIGDMEGFSSAKKLFASQLTVGNTEFKVTILWWIALVAVATWILLRTRFGNWIFAVGGNADAARAVGVPVAKTRIGLYMGVAFCAWISGQHLLFSFDVVQSGEGVGNELTYIIAAVIGGCLITGGYGSAVGSAVGAFIFGMTSKGIVYAEWNPDWFKFFLGAMLLLATLLNAWVRKRAEATR; encoded by the coding sequence ATGACCACCAGCGCACCCCCCGTGAACGACCGGCCCGGCGGACCCGGCGGACCGGGCCCCGCCGACGAACGGCTCCTCGGAACCTCCCCCTGGCGCAAGCTCCTCGGCCGCCCCGAACTGGGCGCCGTCGTCGGAGCCCTCGCCGTCTTCCTCTTCTTCGCGGTCGTCGCGGACTCGTTCCTGCGGATGACCAGCTTCGGCACGGTCCTCTACGCGGCCTCCACGATCGGGATCATGGCCGTCCCGGTGGCGCTCCTCATGATCGGCGGCGAGTTCGACCTCTCCGCCGGGGTCATGGTCACCAGCTCCGCCCTGGTCACCTCGATGTTCAGCTACCAGATGACGGCGAACGTCTGGGTCGGCGTGTTCGTCTCGCTGCTCGTCACCCTCGCCCTCGGCGCCTTCAACGGCTTCATGCTCACCCGTACCAAACTGCCCAGCTTCATCATCACGCTGGGCACGTTCCTGATGCTCACCGGCCTCAACCTCGGCCTGACGAAGCTCATCAGCAGCACGGTCTCCACCAAGGCCATCGGCGACATGGAGGGCTTCTCCTCCGCGAAGAAGCTCTTCGCCTCCCAGCTGACCGTCGGCAATACCGAGTTCAAGGTCACCATCCTCTGGTGGATCGCCCTCGTCGCCGTCGCCACCTGGATCCTGCTGCGCACCCGCTTCGGCAACTGGATCTTCGCGGTCGGCGGCAACGCCGACGCCGCGCGGGCCGTCGGCGTGCCCGTCGCGAAGACCCGGATCGGCCTCTACATGGGCGTGGCGTTCTGCGCCTGGATCTCCGGCCAGCACCTGCTGTTCTCGTTCGACGTCGTGCAGTCCGGCGAGGGCGTCGGCAACGAACTGACCTACATCATCGCGGCCGTGATCGGCGGCTGCCTGATCACCGGCGGGTACGGCTCCGCCGTCGGCTCCGCCGTCGGCGCGTTCATCTTCGGCATGACCAGCAAGGGCATCGTGTACGCGGAGTGGAACCCCGACTGGTTCAAGTTCTTCCTCGGAGCGATGCTCCTTCTCGCCACCCTGCTCAACGCCTGGGTGCGCAAGCGTGCGGAGGCGACACGATGA
- a CDS encoding substrate-binding domain-containing protein, translating to MAKVGTGVRAVGAVLAAVLGASALAGCSSTGGLRAEQRAARASAEGQAAGRAAVSTPNWTVAMVTHSGDGDTFWDIVQRGAKQAAEKDNIKFLYAHSDQGQEQAQQVQSYIDKKVDGLIVTLAKPDAMKDVLAKARKAGIPVITVNSGAEQSKAFGALAHIGQDESIAGEAVGDELDKRGKKKALCVIHEQGNVGHEQRCAGAKKTFDGSMTNLYVDGTNMPDVQASIEAKLQADPSIDAVVTLGAPFADAAAQAKKSADSKAEIDTFDLNAAVAASLQAGTLGFAVDQQPYLQGYEAVDLLWLYRYNADVLGGGRPVLTGPQIITQRDAGALAGYTKRGTR from the coding sequence GTGGCAAAGGTCGGTACAGGGGTACGCGCCGTGGGCGCGGTGCTGGCTGCGGTACTCGGGGCCTCGGCGCTCGCGGGTTGCAGCAGCACAGGCGGCCTGCGGGCCGAACAGCGGGCGGCGCGGGCCTCCGCGGAGGGACAGGCCGCGGGCCGGGCCGCCGTGTCCACCCCGAACTGGACCGTCGCCATGGTCACCCACTCCGGGGACGGCGACACCTTCTGGGACATCGTCCAGCGGGGCGCGAAGCAGGCGGCCGAGAAGGACAACATCAAGTTCCTGTACGCGCACAGCGACCAGGGCCAGGAGCAGGCCCAGCAGGTCCAGTCGTACATCGACAAGAAGGTCGACGGGCTGATCGTCACGCTCGCCAAGCCCGACGCGATGAAGGACGTCCTCGCCAAGGCCCGCAAGGCCGGCATCCCCGTGATCACGGTCAACTCCGGCGCCGAGCAGTCCAAGGCCTTCGGCGCGCTGGCCCACATCGGCCAGGACGAGTCGATCGCGGGCGAGGCCGTCGGCGACGAACTCGACAAGCGCGGCAAGAAGAAGGCGCTCTGCGTCATCCACGAACAGGGCAACGTCGGCCACGAACAGCGCTGCGCCGGGGCGAAGAAGACCTTCGACGGATCGATGACCAACCTGTACGTCGACGGCACGAACATGCCCGACGTCCAGGCCTCCATCGAGGCGAAGCTCCAGGCCGACCCGTCCATCGACGCCGTCGTCACCCTCGGGGCGCCCTTCGCGGACGCCGCCGCCCAGGCGAAGAAGTCCGCGGACAGCAAGGCCGAGATCGACACCTTCGACCTCAACGCCGCCGTCGCCGCCTCGCTCCAGGCCGGCACCCTCGGCTTCGCCGTCGACCAGCAGCCCTACCTCCAGGGGTACGAGGCCGTGGACCTGCTCTGGCTCTACCGCTACAACGCCGACGTGCTCGGCGGCGGCCGTCCCGTCCTCACCGGACCGCAGATCATCACCCAGCGGGACGCCGGGGCACTGGCGGGCTACACCAAACGGGGTACGCGATGA
- a CDS encoding GntR family transcriptional regulator, translated as MPLQLSVDRTSPVPLYFQLSQQLEGAIEQGRLAPGSLLGNEIELAGRLGLSRPTVRQAIQSLVDKGLLVRRRGVGTQVVHSQVKRPLELSSLFDDLEAAGQRPATRVLANTLEPATARIAAALGVTEGAEVRLIERLRYAHDEPMAYLRNHLPPGMFECDTPRLEATGLYRMMRSGGITLHSARQSVGARAATPEEAGQLTEPAGAPLLTMERTTFDDTGRAVEFGSHIYRASRYAFEFQLLVRP; from the coding sequence CTGCCGCTCCAGCTCAGCGTGGACCGCACCAGCCCGGTCCCGCTGTACTTCCAACTGTCCCAGCAGCTGGAGGGCGCCATCGAGCAGGGCAGGCTCGCTCCGGGCAGCCTCCTCGGCAACGAGATCGAACTGGCGGGCCGCCTCGGGCTGTCCCGCCCCACCGTCCGCCAGGCCATCCAGTCCCTCGTCGACAAGGGCCTGCTGGTGCGCCGCCGGGGGGTCGGCACCCAGGTCGTCCACAGCCAGGTCAAGCGCCCGCTGGAGCTGAGCAGCCTCTTCGACGACCTGGAGGCGGCCGGCCAGCGCCCCGCCACCCGCGTCCTCGCCAACACCCTGGAACCGGCCACGGCCCGGATCGCGGCGGCGCTCGGCGTGACGGAGGGCGCCGAGGTCCGGCTGATCGAGCGCCTGCGGTACGCGCACGACGAGCCCATGGCGTACCTCCGCAACCACCTGCCCCCCGGCATGTTCGAGTGCGACACCCCGCGCCTGGAGGCCACCGGCCTCTACCGGATGATGCGCTCCGGCGGCATCACCCTGCACAGTGCCCGCCAGTCCGTCGGCGCGCGGGCCGCCACCCCGGAGGAGGCGGGACAGCTCACCGAACCGGCCGGGGCTCCGCTGCTCACCATGGAGCGGACCACGTTCGACGACACCGGCCGGGCCGTCGAGTTCGGCTCCCACATCTACCGCGCGTCGCGCTACGCCTTCGAGTTCCAGCTGCTCGTACGCCCCTGA
- a CDS encoding Gfo/Idh/MocA family protein, translated as MRIGLIGTGRIGTFHAEVLSRHREVGALVVTDTDAARASFVADRTGSTAAPSVDEIFAWGVDAVVIASATSAHADLISRAARAGLPAFCEKPIALDLPGTLGALADVEKAGTVLQLGFMRRFDAGYTAARELVRSGKLGRLHTVRAITSDPAPPPAGYLPLSGGLYRDCLVHDFDIMRWVTGREVVEVYATGSDAGPAMFREAGDVDTAAVVLTLDDGTLATATATRFNGAGYDVRMELAGELDQFAVGLDDRTPITSTEPKGPPRCDNPWPGFLERFAPAYEAELDAFIQVVNGDLENPCDGLQALQALRIAEACERSRREHRPVALAEIPGA; from the coding sequence ATGCGCATCGGACTCATCGGCACAGGCCGCATCGGAACGTTCCACGCGGAAGTGCTCAGCCGCCATCGTGAGGTCGGGGCCCTGGTGGTCACCGACACCGACGCCGCACGGGCGTCCTTCGTCGCGGACCGGACAGGCTCCACCGCCGCTCCCTCCGTGGACGAGATCTTCGCCTGGGGCGTGGACGCCGTGGTGATCGCCTCGGCCACCTCGGCACACGCCGACCTGATCAGCAGGGCGGCGCGGGCCGGGCTGCCGGCGTTCTGCGAGAAGCCGATAGCACTCGACCTGCCGGGCACGCTGGGCGCGCTGGCGGACGTCGAGAAGGCGGGCACGGTGCTCCAGCTGGGCTTCATGCGCCGCTTCGACGCGGGGTACACCGCGGCGCGGGAGCTGGTGCGGTCGGGGAAGCTCGGCCGGCTGCACACCGTACGGGCGATCACCTCGGACCCGGCGCCGCCGCCCGCGGGCTACCTGCCGCTGTCCGGCGGGCTCTACCGCGACTGCCTGGTGCACGACTTCGACATCATGCGCTGGGTCACGGGGCGCGAGGTGGTGGAGGTGTACGCGACCGGGTCGGACGCCGGGCCCGCGATGTTCCGCGAGGCGGGCGACGTCGACACGGCCGCGGTGGTGCTCACGCTGGACGACGGGACGCTGGCCACCGCCACCGCCACCCGCTTCAACGGCGCGGGGTACGACGTGCGGATGGAGCTGGCCGGCGAGCTGGACCAGTTCGCCGTCGGCCTGGACGACCGTACGCCGATCACGTCGACCGAGCCGAAGGGGCCGCCGCGCTGCGACAACCCGTGGCCCGGGTTCCTGGAGCGGTTCGCCCCCGCGTACGAGGCGGAGCTCGACGCCTTCATCCAGGTCGTCAACGGGGACCTGGAGAATCCGTGCGACGGCCTCCAGGCGCTGCAGGCGCTGCGGATCGCGGAGGCGTGCGAGCGCTCGCGCCGCGAGCACCGGCCGGTCGCGCTGGCGGAGATCCCGGGCGCCTGA
- a CDS encoding cytochrome P450 family protein, protein MAVIELDDYGPDFISDPYPFYAKLREAGPVHEVRDETGQRFWLVVGYEEGRAALADPRLSKSNAVGGLPDELLGPNMLTVDPPDHTRLRKLIAREFTARRVESLRPRVQRITDDLLDALPDTGRADLVDALAFPLPITVICELLGVPYEDRDTFRAWTNDIVAPRRPEDVLEPVEELGKYLDHLIEDKRAAHPGDDLLSALLRTNAEDDDRLSTAELRAMAFVLLIAGHETTVNLISNGVRALLDHPGQLAALRADFSLLDGAIEEMLRYDGPVETSTRRFAREPVAYGDVVVPPGDMVLIALAAADRDPARFTAPDAFDIRRSRTPGRGGGHLAFGHGIHFCLGAPLARLEGRIAVRSLLERCPDLALDPGAGPYDWLPGRLIRGTRGLPVRW, encoded by the coding sequence ATGGCTGTCATCGAACTGGACGACTACGGACCGGACTTCATCAGCGATCCCTACCCGTTCTACGCGAAGCTCCGCGAGGCGGGGCCCGTTCACGAGGTACGGGACGAAACGGGCCAGCGGTTCTGGCTCGTCGTCGGGTACGAGGAGGGCCGCGCCGCGCTCGCCGACCCCCGGCTCTCCAAGTCCAACGCCGTCGGCGGGCTGCCCGACGAACTGCTGGGCCCCAACATGCTGACCGTCGACCCGCCCGACCACACCCGGTTGCGGAAGCTGATCGCCAGGGAGTTCACCGCCCGCCGCGTCGAGAGCCTGCGCCCGCGCGTCCAGCGGATCACCGACGACCTGCTCGACGCGCTGCCGGACACCGGACGGGCCGACCTGGTCGACGCGTTGGCCTTCCCGCTGCCCATCACCGTCATCTGCGAACTGCTCGGTGTGCCGTACGAGGACCGCGACACGTTCCGCGCCTGGACCAACGACATCGTCGCGCCCCGCCGGCCGGAGGACGTACTCGAACCGGTCGAGGAACTGGGCAAGTACCTCGACCACCTCATCGAGGACAAGCGGGCCGCGCACCCCGGCGACGACCTGCTCTCCGCGCTCCTGCGCACCAACGCCGAGGACGACGACCGGCTCTCCACCGCCGAGTTGCGGGCCATGGCCTTCGTCCTGCTGATCGCCGGGCACGAGACGACCGTCAACCTCATCTCCAACGGGGTACGGGCCCTGCTCGACCACCCCGGCCAACTCGCCGCGCTACGCGCCGACTTCTCGCTCCTCGACGGGGCGATCGAGGAGATGCTCCGCTACGACGGCCCGGTGGAGACCAGCACCAGGCGGTTCGCCCGGGAACCGGTCGCGTACGGGGACGTGGTGGTCCCGCCCGGCGACATGGTCCTGATCGCCCTGGCCGCGGCCGACCGCGACCCGGCCCGCTTCACCGCCCCGGACGCGTTCGACATCCGCAGGTCCAGGACGCCGGGCCGGGGCGGCGGCCACCTCGCCTTCGGCCACGGCATCCACTTCTGCCTGGGAGCCCCGCTCGCCCGGCTGGAGGGCCGGATCGCCGTGCGCTCCCTGCTGGAACGCTGCCCGGACCTGGCACTCGACCCCGGGGCGGGGCCGTACGACTGGCTGCCGGGACGGCTGATCCGCGGCACCCGCGGGCTCCCCGTGCGCTGGTGA
- a CDS encoding response regulator yields the protein MTIRLLIVDDDPLVRAGLTFMLGGAEDIEIVGEAADGTQVAPLVERCAPDVVLMDIRMPAMDGLTATEALRSRPGAPEVLVLTTFHADEQVLRALRAGAAGFVLKDTPPDRIVAAVRRVAAGDPVLSPAVTRQLMTHVAGTSPDTRRRGAAGRLASLAEREREVAYAVGRGRSNAEIAADLYMSVPTVKAHVSRVLAKLGLNNRVQIALLVHDADPATGDGGGPGGDVR from the coding sequence ATGACCATCCGCCTGCTCATCGTCGACGACGACCCCCTCGTCCGCGCGGGACTGACCTTCATGCTCGGCGGCGCCGAGGACATCGAGATCGTGGGGGAGGCCGCCGACGGCACCCAGGTCGCCCCGCTCGTCGAGCGGTGCGCCCCCGACGTGGTCCTGATGGACATCCGCATGCCCGCCATGGACGGGCTGACCGCCACCGAGGCGCTGCGCTCCCGCCCCGGCGCCCCCGAGGTGCTCGTCCTGACCACCTTCCACGCCGACGAACAGGTGCTGCGGGCGCTGCGCGCGGGCGCCGCCGGGTTTGTCCTCAAGGACACCCCGCCCGACCGGATCGTGGCCGCCGTACGGCGCGTCGCGGCGGGCGACCCGGTCCTGTCACCGGCGGTTACGCGCCAGTTGATGACCCACGTGGCGGGCACCTCCCCGGACACCCGGCGGCGTGGCGCGGCCGGCCGGCTCGCCTCCCTCGCCGAGCGGGAGCGGGAGGTCGCGTACGCCGTCGGCCGGGGCAGGTCCAACGCGGAGATCGCCGCCGACCTCTACATGAGCGTGCCGACGGTGAAGGCGCACGTGTCGCGCGTCCTGGCCAAGCTGGGGCTCAACAACCGGGTGCAGATCGCGCTGTTGGTGCACGACGCGGATCCGGCCACCGGCGACGGAGGCGGCCCGGGCGGTGACGTACGGTGA